One window of Parabacteroides sp. FAFU027 genomic DNA carries:
- a CDS encoding DUF362 domain-containing protein, whose product MKLLLRIRDFMNSKVIQKIIMITLGAVALAWFLIRVIPKPSRASYPCQRAAFPLASAFVIWLTGVVSSLFGLKHLGRKFSHKQWVVISCSIATMVLLIAWLTIFPSNIVDSFALTPTKEYAPAVGFDWKPGASNQPIGEAKGIFPGRVVMVRDPKAAHWAGNWKEKNDQWWLDKNTDKERVSRMLSSTIQKLTGAKNDKSSWKKIFEYYNQSVRGLKNRGYQSGEVVAVKINLNNSSVDKQDNQTDATPQMVLAMVRQLVNQAGVSQKNIIVYDARRQIYPYMLTEIWNEFKDVRFMQENAPDSKQPVNPAYGDYTGLEAADWVEGITYSAGKFNKAKLMPRQIKEATYLINLAILKLHSYPYNYMEDGDEGQTALTMTGKNHAGSIKGTSELHSILNTKKEGVKNAYSPLVDLAASPNLGGKTILYVLDGLYCGRKWRCYPSHFPNYPFNNKVEPYENPEWPSCALASFDGVAIQSVGLDIMYAQSKNNYETSYHNVPRILVRENADDFLREMATPQNAPSGTKYMQGGKPVQSLGAFEHWDNDSTMRYSRNLNPKKGKGIEFLHFIAGKNK is encoded by the coding sequence ATGAAATTACTTCTACGCATTCGTGATTTTATGAATAGTAAGGTGATCCAAAAGATTATCATGATCACTTTAGGAGCAGTCGCTTTAGCCTGGTTTCTCATCCGGGTCATACCAAAACCCAGCCGCGCAAGCTATCCTTGTCAGCGGGCCGCTTTTCCTTTGGCCAGCGCATTTGTTATCTGGCTCACCGGAGTGGTGTCCAGTCTGTTTGGCCTGAAACATTTAGGTCGAAAATTTTCGCATAAGCAATGGGTGGTCATCAGCTGCTCAATAGCAACAATGGTCTTGCTGATTGCGTGGTTAACTATTTTCCCTTCTAATATTGTTGATTCATTTGCGTTAACTCCGACTAAGGAGTACGCTCCGGCTGTAGGTTTCGACTGGAAACCGGGTGCTTCCAATCAGCCAATAGGTGAAGCAAAAGGAATTTTCCCCGGTCGTGTGGTGATGGTGCGCGACCCGAAAGCCGCTCATTGGGCCGGTAACTGGAAAGAGAAGAACGACCAATGGTGGCTGGATAAAAACACCGATAAGGAGCGCGTCTCTCGGATGTTGTCGTCAACCATTCAGAAACTCACCGGTGCAAAAAACGACAAGTCTTCCTGGAAAAAGATTTTTGAATACTACAATCAATCGGTTCGTGGATTGAAAAATCGCGGTTATCAGTCGGGCGAAGTGGTGGCCGTGAAAATTAACCTGAATAACAGTAGTGTAGATAAGCAGGACAACCAGACTGATGCTACTCCGCAAATGGTGTTGGCGATGGTTCGTCAGTTGGTCAATCAGGCAGGAGTGTCGCAAAAGAATATTATTGTATATGATGCCCGCCGGCAAATTTATCCATACATGCTGACCGAGATTTGGAATGAATTCAAAGATGTTCGTTTCATGCAGGAAAATGCTCCCGACTCAAAACAGCCTGTCAATCCGGCTTATGGTGATTACACCGGTCTGGAAGCTGCTGACTGGGTGGAAGGTATTACCTATTCTGCCGGAAAATTCAACAAGGCTAAATTGATGCCCCGTCAGATAAAAGAGGCAACTTACCTGATTAATCTGGCAATTCTTAAACTACATTCCTATCCTTACAATTATATGGAAGACGGTGACGAAGGGCAAACGGCACTCACAATGACGGGTAAAAACCATGCCGGCTCCATCAAAGGAACTTCGGAGCTTCACTCCATCCTGAATACAAAAAAAGAAGGGGTGAAAAACGCTTATTCACCACTGGTGGATTTGGCTGCTTCGCCTAATTTGGGTGGCAAAACCATTCTGTACGTGCTCGATGGATTGTACTGTGGTCGTAAGTGGCGCTGTTATCCTTCGCATTTCCCTAATTATCCTTTTAACAATAAAGTAGAACCTTACGAAAATCCCGAATGGCCATCGTGTGCATTGGCTTCATTTGACGGGGTAGCGATTCAGTCTGTTGGATTGGATATTATGTACGCACAAAGCAAGAATAACTACGAAACATCATACCATAATGTCCCCCGAATTCTGGTTCGGGAAAATGCTGATGATTTTCTGCGCGAAATGGCAACTCCGCAAAACGCTCCTTCGGGTACGAAATACATGCAGGGTGGAAAGCCGGTGCAGAGCCTGGGTGCTTTTGAGCATTGGGACAACGACAGCACCATGCGATATTCGCGCAACCTGAATCCGAAGAAAGGAAAAGGGATTGAATTCCTCCATTTTATAGCTGGGAAGAATAAATAA